In Flammeovirgaceae bacterium 311, one DNA window encodes the following:
- a CDS encoding phosphopantothenoylcysteine decarboxylase/phosphopantothenate--cysteine ligase (COG0452 Phosphopantothenoylcysteine synthetase/decarboxylase), with amino-acid sequence MLHGKKILLGVCGSIAAYKAAHLTRLLVKAGAEVQVIMTPSALPFIGPLTLATLSKRPVLHQYANPDTGEWHNHVALGLWADAMLVAPASANTLAKFAGGLCDNLLTAIYLSARCPVFVAPAMDLDMYQHPSTKANLQRLQSWGNHLIEPESGELASGLHGQGRLAEPDHIVAFLEQKLSEQTSLQGQPSGRLQGKKVLITAGPTYESIDPVRFIGNHSTGRMGFALAEAAAAEGAGVVLVSGPSQMLVQHPSIQRINVQSAQQMYEACYAHYSSQDVVIFAAAVADYRPVVQEAQKIKKKGETLLLELQKTIDIAATLGKKKKGQLLVGFALETEHEQEHARQKLASKNLDLIVLNSLREDGAGFGHATNKITIFSREGSHTAYPLKPKEAVAADILEEIITKLDVA; translated from the coding sequence ATGCTACACGGCAAAAAGATTTTGCTGGGGGTGTGTGGAAGTATAGCAGCATATAAAGCAGCCCACCTAACACGGCTGCTGGTAAAAGCAGGAGCAGAGGTGCAGGTTATCATGACGCCCTCTGCTTTGCCTTTTATAGGCCCCTTAACCCTGGCAACTCTCTCCAAACGGCCTGTGCTGCATCAATACGCCAATCCTGATACGGGTGAGTGGCACAACCATGTGGCCCTGGGGCTATGGGCCGATGCTATGCTGGTAGCACCTGCCAGTGCCAATACCCTGGCAAAATTTGCCGGTGGCCTGTGCGATAACCTGCTAACGGCCATTTATCTTTCGGCACGTTGTCCGGTATTTGTGGCCCCGGCCATGGACCTGGATATGTACCAACACCCCTCCACCAAAGCCAACCTGCAGCGCCTGCAAAGCTGGGGCAATCACCTGATAGAACCTGAAAGTGGCGAACTGGCCAGCGGCCTGCACGGGCAGGGACGCCTGGCCGAGCCAGATCACATCGTTGCTTTTCTGGAACAGAAATTAAGCGAGCAAACATCGCTGCAGGGGCAGCCATCCGGCCGCTTGCAGGGAAAAAAAGTGCTTATAACTGCCGGCCCAACTTATGAGAGCATTGATCCGGTACGTTTTATTGGCAACCACAGTACCGGCCGCATGGGCTTTGCCCTTGCCGAAGCCGCCGCCGCCGAAGGCGCTGGGGTAGTGCTGGTGAGTGGTCCTTCTCAAATGCTGGTACAGCACCCTTCCATTCAGCGCATTAATGTGCAGTCGGCCCAGCAAATGTATGAGGCCTGTTATGCACACTATAGCAGCCAGGATGTCGTTATCTTTGCGGCAGCCGTAGCCGATTACAGACCTGTGGTGCAGGAAGCACAGAAAATCAAAAAGAAGGGCGAAACCCTTTTGCTGGAGCTTCAAAAAACCATCGATATTGCTGCTACCCTGGGAAAGAAAAAAAAAGGGCAGTTATTGGTAGGGTTTGCGCTGGAGACCGAGCATGAGCAGGAACATGCCAGGCAAAAGCTGGCAAGTAAAAACCTGGACCTGATTGTGTTAAACAGCCTCCGGGAAGATGGTGCCGGCTTTGGTCATGCTACCAATAAAATTACTATTTTTAGCAGAGAGGGCAGCCATACCGCTTATCCCTTAAAACCTAAAGAGGCTGTGGCTGCAGATATACTGGAGGAGATAATTACTAAACTAGATGTTGCTTAA
- a CDS encoding hypothetical protein (COG0085 DNA-directed RNA polymerase, beta subunit/140 kD subunit), with protein sequence MLLKPIYSTAKYLLHPVIPGAGSKFSFRSGLLAKTVLALSTVLMALAVFAQVQAQELNCTVQVNDAQIDVADKRVFREMERSFTAFLNNNKWSDQTYDFNEKVDCNMQITINAMPSVGTYTGTLVIRAVRPVYNSSYTSSTFTFVDRDFNFNYVESQPLDFNINAFNNNITSMLAFYAYMVLGMDDDTFSPMGGTFAFQQARSIAQIAQQQGGIPGWDPTAGGNASRNRGALVEGIFNTRLQTIREIMYNYHRLGLDTFTADAEASRKLILENIGTLKQVRDYNPSSIALITFFDSKATELANMFQQGSPQVKQQAYTLLSTLDPSNTEKYRAILQ encoded by the coding sequence ATGTTGCTTAAACCAATTTATAGCACAGCAAAGTACTTGTTACACCCTGTTATACCGGGTGCTGGCAGTAAGTTTTCTTTTAGATCAGGGCTGCTGGCAAAAACAGTGCTTGCTTTAAGCACTGTACTGATGGCTTTGGCTGTATTTGCACAGGTACAGGCACAGGAGCTGAACTGTACCGTGCAGGTGAATGATGCACAGATTGATGTAGCCGACAAACGGGTGTTCCGTGAAATGGAAAGAAGTTTTACAGCCTTCCTGAACAACAACAAATGGAGCGACCAGACCTATGATTTTAATGAGAAGGTAGACTGCAATATGCAGATCACCATCAACGCCATGCCCAGTGTTGGTACTTATACAGGTACACTGGTGATTAGGGCGGTAAGGCCGGTGTACAATTCCAGCTATACCAGCTCTACCTTTACCTTTGTTGATCGCGATTTTAATTTTAACTATGTTGAATCGCAGCCGCTGGATTTTAACATAAACGCCTTTAATAACAATATTACATCCATGCTTGCCTTTTATGCCTATATGGTGCTTGGCATGGATGATGATACTTTTTCCCCTATGGGAGGCACTTTTGCTTTTCAGCAGGCACGCTCCATTGCTCAGATTGCCCAGCAGCAGGGCGGCATACCAGGCTGGGACCCAACGGCAGGTGGTAATGCCAGTCGTAACAGAGGGGCACTTGTAGAAGGGATTTTTAATACCCGTCTGCAAACAATAAGAGAGATCATGTACAATTACCACCGGCTGGGCCTCGATACCTTTACTGCCGATGCCGAAGCCAGCAGAAAACTGATCCTGGAGAACATTGGTACCCTGAAACAGGTACGCGATTATAATCCCTCCTCCATTGCGCTGATCACCTTCTTCGACTCCAAGGCTACGGAATTAGCCAATATGTTTCAGCAGGGCTCTCCGCAGGTAAAGCAGCAGGCCTATACACTGCTTAGTACCCTCGATCCCTCCAATACCGAAAAGTACAGGGCCATTCTTCAGTAG
- a CDS encoding DNA repair protein RecN (COG0497 ATPase involved in DNA repair), protein MLKHLLIKNYALIRELEMHPSAHLNIITGETGAGKSIMLGAVGMLLGNRADTRVLYDEESKCIVEGTFNISEYSSLKSLFADEELEYDKETVIRREISPSGKSRAFINDTPVTLEVVRRIGEYLMDVHSQHDTLQLGTNTYQLSIIDAYAQTAAELEHYQREYRRMRKLQQALDQLKEEAANMRKEADYNSYLLNELLEARLDGLNQQELEEELEKLEHAEEIKIKLAGVLQALEYNDELALNPQLHSVLAELRAVGKYAESYRQLTQRLESVVIELKDITREVEAEEGAVELDQERIVELQDRLSNLYKLQQKHGVQTAEELVQLRDELAGKVNRAEGLDEEIAATQKELQEARSKVEGAGKTLGDKRKGVLKKMVGQIEELLGGLGMPEARLQIEHKPIAPTPGGMDEVNLLFTANKGMKPQPLKTVASGGEFSRLMFCVKYVLADKTALPTIVFDEIDTGISGEIALKMVRMMQQMARGHQVISISHLPQIAAKGDAHYFVYKDNSTSKTFSRIKKLSEEERVQEIAKMIGGATPSPIAYESARELMMS, encoded by the coding sequence ATGCTCAAACATCTGCTGATTAAAAACTACGCCCTCATCCGTGAGCTGGAGATGCACCCTTCTGCTCACCTCAACATCATTACCGGCGAAACCGGTGCTGGTAAATCTATTATGCTGGGTGCCGTAGGCATGCTGCTGGGAAACCGGGCAGATACCCGCGTGCTCTATGACGAAGAAAGTAAATGCATTGTAGAAGGCACCTTTAATATCAGCGAGTACAGCAGCTTAAAGTCACTTTTTGCTGATGAGGAGCTGGAGTACGACAAAGAAACTGTTATTCGGCGGGAGATAAGCCCAAGCGGCAAAAGCCGGGCTTTTATAAATGATACACCTGTTACCCTGGAGGTAGTACGCCGCATTGGCGAATACCTGATGGACGTACACTCCCAGCATGATACCCTGCAGCTGGGCACAAATACCTATCAGTTAAGTATCATAGATGCCTACGCACAAACTGCTGCCGAGCTGGAACACTATCAGCGGGAGTACCGGCGTATGCGCAAGCTGCAGCAGGCCCTGGACCAGCTTAAAGAAGAAGCCGCGAACATGCGCAAGGAAGCAGACTACAACAGCTATCTGCTGAATGAATTGCTGGAAGCCCGGCTCGATGGCCTGAACCAGCAGGAGCTGGAAGAAGAGCTGGAAAAGCTGGAGCATGCCGAGGAGATCAAGATAAAGCTTGCAGGCGTACTGCAGGCCCTGGAATATAACGATGAACTGGCCCTGAATCCGCAGCTGCACAGTGTGCTGGCGGAGCTAAGGGCTGTTGGCAAATATGCCGAAAGCTACCGGCAGCTGACCCAGCGGCTGGAAAGCGTGGTAATAGAGCTGAAAGATATAACCCGTGAAGTAGAAGCGGAAGAAGGTGCTGTAGAGCTGGACCAGGAGCGTATTGTGGAGCTGCAGGACCGCCTTAGCAACCTCTATAAGCTGCAGCAGAAGCATGGCGTGCAAACAGCAGAAGAGCTGGTGCAGCTGCGCGATGAGCTGGCCGGCAAGGTAAACCGTGCCGAAGGCCTCGACGAAGAAATTGCCGCTACTCAAAAGGAACTGCAGGAAGCCCGCAGCAAGGTAGAGGGGGCTGGCAAAACGTTGGGTGACAAACGTAAAGGGGTACTAAAGAAAATGGTGGGCCAGATTGAAGAACTGCTGGGCGGCCTGGGCATGCCCGAAGCCCGCCTGCAGATAGAGCACAAGCCTATAGCACCCACCCCCGGTGGTATGGATGAGGTAAATCTCCTCTTTACTGCAAACAAAGGCATGAAACCCCAGCCACTCAAAACGGTAGCTTCCGGGGGTGAATTCAGTCGCCTGATGTTCTGTGTTAAATATGTACTGGCTGATAAAACCGCCCTGCCTACCATAGTTTTTGATGAGATCGATACCGGTATCAGTGGTGAAATAGCCCTGAAAATGGTGCGTATGATGCAGCAAATGGCCCGGGGCCACCAGGTGATTTCCATTAGTCACCTGCCGCAAATCGCTGCCAAAGGCGATGCTCATTACTTTGTGTACAAAGATAACAGCACCTCAAAAACCTTCAGCCGCATTAAAAAGCTAAGCGAAGAGGAGCGTGTTCAGGAAATTGCAAAAATGATTGGCGGCGCCACCCCTTCGCCTATAGCCTATGAAAGTGCCCGTGAGCTGATGATGAGCTAG
- a CDS encoding polysaccharide lyase polysaccharide lyase family 14 protein, translating to MMKAAANTFKRNILIGAAVAVAFAFTYKLSTGTGFEEQPVGTAYDKSAWERDGFKVAWTQALEKNSAVDDQQRYEGSKSLKVTYPKGTFGPAENGGQAKLMLPPRQEYYASYRLRFSENFSWGGEHEGGKLPGLAGGDNCSGGQSCDGTNGFSARFMWRKGGKAVLYLYHMDKPHQWGEDIDLRQAGGQEVVFPRGEWVQLAERVKLNTISNGKANADGEVQVWYNGELVLNKKGLRFVSNQNGVDNFYFSTFHGGNTIEWAPQETCWIWYDDIKVSDNQADVM from the coding sequence ATGATGAAAGCAGCTGCCAACACATTTAAACGAAATATTCTGATAGGAGCTGCTGTTGCTGTGGCTTTTGCTTTTACCTACAAACTTAGCACTGGTACAGGCTTTGAAGAACAGCCGGTAGGGACTGCTTATGATAAAAGTGCATGGGAGCGCGATGGGTTTAAGGTTGCCTGGACACAGGCACTGGAGAAAAATTCGGCCGTAGATGATCAGCAGAGATATGAGGGAAGCAAATCACTGAAAGTTACTTATCCAAAAGGTACCTTCGGACCTGCTGAAAATGGCGGTCAGGCCAAGCTGATGCTGCCGCCACGCCAGGAATACTACGCTTCCTACAGGCTTCGCTTCAGCGAAAATTTCAGCTGGGGAGGAGAACATGAAGGAGGTAAACTGCCAGGACTGGCAGGTGGCGATAACTGCAGCGGCGGGCAAAGCTGCGATGGCACCAATGGTTTTTCTGCCCGCTTTATGTGGAGGAAGGGCGGTAAAGCTGTGCTATACCTCTACCACATGGACAAGCCGCATCAATGGGGCGAAGATATTGATCTGCGGCAGGCAGGCGGTCAGGAGGTTGTATTCCCCAGGGGCGAGTGGGTGCAGCTCGCAGAACGCGTAAAGCTGAATACCATCAGCAACGGTAAAGCAAATGCCGATGGCGAGGTGCAGGTCTGGTACAATGGAGAATTGGTGCTGAATAAAAAGGGGCTGCGCTTTGTGAGCAATCAGAATGGGGTCGATAATTTCTATTTCTCCACCTTTCATGGCGGCAATACCATTGAATGGGCACCACAGGAGACCTGCTGGATCTGGTATGATGACATAAAGGTTTCTGATAACCAGGCTGATGTAATGTGA
- a CDS encoding transcriptional regulator (COG1309 Transcriptional regulator), with translation MRNPEVTKDIILQEAGALFNTHGYKATSISNITDATGFTKGAIYRHFRSKDELERETLHYLSTVMFQKVGDVIRLQPTAGTKLRAMIGFFESYLNNPPLRGGCPLLNVAIEADDAHPPLREEANKILKMLKDSMMHVLAKGIEYRQIREDIDKEYYATIFIASLEGAIMMSKLRGNNDDMKMVVKHLEQQISAIEL, from the coding sequence ATGCGTAATCCGGAGGTAACTAAAGATATTATTTTGCAGGAGGCTGGTGCTTTGTTTAATACCCATGGGTATAAAGCTACCTCTATCAGCAATATCACCGATGCCACCGGCTTTACCAAAGGCGCTATATACAGGCATTTCAGGAGTAAGGATGAGCTCGAACGGGAAACCCTTCACTATCTTTCTACCGTGATGTTTCAGAAGGTGGGCGATGTGATCAGGTTACAGCCAACAGCCGGAACGAAGCTTAGGGCCATGATTGGGTTTTTTGAATCTTACCTGAATAACCCGCCGCTAAGGGGTGGCTGTCCCCTTTTGAATGTAGCCATAGAGGCAGATGATGCCCATCCGCCCCTGAGAGAAGAAGCAAACAAAATTCTTAAAATGCTGAAAGATTCTATGATGCATGTCTTAGCAAAAGGAATAGAATACAGGCAGATCAGGGAAGATATTGATAAGGAATATTATGCTACCATCTTTATTGCATCACTGGAAGGGGCCATTATGATGAGTAAACTCCGTGGCAATAATGATGATATGAAAATGGTGGTAAAGCACCTTGAACAGCAGATTTCAGCCATAGAACTTTAA
- a CDS encoding hypothetical protein (COG0596 Predicted hydrolases or acyltransferases (alpha/beta hydrolase superfamily)), giving the protein MKQTITKIIGRYLNTIARVSPKTAGRHGFNVFCYPYRAPIKPFHKAFLDTAEKFCFSHSHTRMQGYRWGQGPKKVLFLHGWQSHSFRWKNYIQALPKEEYSIYAIDAPGHGFSKGKYLTVPLYSAVIQELIASLGGVDAMVSHSIGAFSAMHALYINPALSVGKLVVMASPGDAMSFIDFYQQTLKLTERTTRLTIDHFEEVIGKPVHYFTATRFAEKLKVPGLIIHDREDKEAPYEAGVAIHKAWKGSKIISTEGLAHNLRSPEVVEMVSNYLMHTDAAGPKPHTSTLIPHPY; this is encoded by the coding sequence ATGAAACAGACAATCACAAAAATCATAGGCCGGTATTTGAATACAATAGCCAGGGTATCGCCAAAAACAGCAGGCCGCCATGGTTTTAATGTTTTCTGCTACCCGTACCGGGCACCCATCAAACCTTTTCATAAAGCATTTTTAGATACGGCTGAAAAGTTTTGTTTTAGTCACAGCCATACCCGGATGCAGGGATATCGCTGGGGCCAGGGGCCTAAAAAGGTGTTGTTCCTGCATGGCTGGCAAAGCCATAGCTTCCGCTGGAAAAACTATATCCAGGCATTGCCAAAGGAGGAGTATAGCATCTATGCCATTGATGCGCCGGGTCATGGATTTTCTAAGGGCAAGTATCTCACGGTGCCACTTTACAGTGCTGTTATTCAGGAACTCATTGCTTCTTTAGGAGGTGTGGATGCTATGGTCAGTCATTCCATAGGAGCTTTTTCTGCCATGCATGCGCTTTATATAAACCCGGCCCTGTCGGTCGGTAAACTGGTGGTTATGGCATCACCGGGCGATGCCATGAGCTTTATAGATTTTTATCAGCAAACCCTTAAGCTAACAGAAAGAACAACCCGATTAACGATAGATCACTTTGAAGAAGTGATTGGAAAGCCAGTCCATTATTTTACTGCCACCAGGTTTGCAGAAAAACTAAAGGTGCCTGGGCTGATCATCCACGACAGGGAAGATAAAGAAGCGCCATATGAGGCTGGAGTAGCCATTCACAAAGCCTGGAAAGGTTCAAAAATAATCTCTACAGAAGGCCTAGCCCACAACTTGAGATCGCCGGAAGTAGTAGAAATGGTGAGCAACTACCTGATGCATACAGATGCTGCAGGTCCAAAACCCCATACCTCAACCCTCATACCTCATCCCTATTAA
- a CDS encoding PepSY-associated TM helix domain protein (COG0141 Histidinol dehydrogenase) yields the protein MKAVTEKLAKQTRFYRSLHKWVAIPLLLFMLLIGVTGLLLGWKKQVALLPPTQSTTASLTAGWISLDSLQQIARNYAESSLGKSPEIDRIDIRPGKGVAKVRFANHFTEIQVDGKTGAVLSVSHRTSDLIEMIHDGSIVEYLAGTGTDAVKLLYTSLVSIGLILLSVSGFWLWFNPKRIRKLKTSAR from the coding sequence TTGAAAGCTGTAACAGAAAAGTTAGCAAAGCAGACCAGGTTTTATCGCTCCCTCCACAAGTGGGTGGCCATTCCTTTGCTGCTCTTTATGTTGCTGATTGGCGTAACGGGCTTGCTGCTGGGCTGGAAAAAGCAGGTAGCCCTGCTGCCACCCACTCAAAGCACAACAGCTTCCCTAACAGCTGGCTGGATTTCCCTTGATAGTTTACAGCAGATTGCCCGTAATTATGCTGAGTCTTCACTTGGTAAATCCCCGGAAATTGATCGTATTGACATACGGCCCGGCAAGGGAGTGGCAAAAGTAAGGTTTGCTAATCATTTCACTGAGATTCAGGTAGATGGTAAAACAGGGGCAGTTCTTTCCGTAAGTCACCGTACCTCGGATTTGATAGAAATGATCCATGATGGCTCTATTGTGGAATACCTGGCAGGCACCGGCACTGATGCGGTAAAGCTGCTTTACACCAGCCTGGTATCTATTGGGCTCATTCTTTTGTCGGTAAGTGGTTTTTGGTTGTGGTTTAATCCCAAGCGTATCCGGAAGCTGAAAACATCGGCCAGGTAA
- a CDS encoding hypothetical protein (COG3127 Predicted ABC-type transport system involved in lysophospholipase L1 biosynthesis, permease component): protein MPFSWLLKMAWRDSRRNRSRLLLFMSSIVLGIAALVAINSFGNNLQDEINGEAKKLLGADLEVESNQPFSPELRQFFDSLGAEASEEISFASMVLFPKNGGSRLVQVRALGGNYPYYGAIETSPAEAAGMYQNSQQALADRTLLLQYDAAPGDTIKIGNLNFGIRGSVLKVPGQSGVATSVAPPVFIPLQYLDSTGLLQKGSRINYKLYYRFESDARFASLFESTIEPRLEKEELRYDTAEERQEEIGSAYKDVTGFLNLVAFVALLLGCIGVASSVHIYIKDKVISVAILRCLGVTGNGALGIFLIQITVMGLTGAILGSLLGTLLQFGLPLLFADFLAVEVSPNISWPAILQGILLGVVVALLFGLLPLLAIRKISPLTALRASYEHVEKDKLRYAVFLLIILFIAGFSYLQLGEFVKAMVFTGGILLAFLILAAIARLMIWLVRRFFPVEWSYSWRQSLANLYRPNNQTGVLVTTIGLGTALICTLFFVQNMLLDKIELTGSDNQPNMVLFDIQDDQIEEVALLTKQYDLPLMQQVPVVTMRLEGIKGRSAAAIKEDTTSGVRSWVLNREYRVTYRDSLIDSETIIEGSWRGKVASPNDSIFISLSENIAEDMKVGIGDKVTFNVQGAVMDTWVGSIREVDWQRVQTNFIVLFPEGVLERAPKFHVIITRIDSAQQAAAFQRAVVQRFPNVSLIDLNLILQTVDEVIGKVSFVIRFMAFFSIVTGLVVLIGSVIISKYQRIQESVLLRTLGASRRQILSINFKEYFFLGSLAALTGVFISLLGSWALAYFSFETPFSPPLWPILIAYIVITVLTILIGLSNSRSVVNKPPLEILRTEV from the coding sequence ATGCCTTTCTCCTGGTTACTTAAAATGGCCTGGCGCGATAGCCGCCGAAACAGATCCCGCCTCCTGCTGTTCATGAGCAGCATTGTACTGGGTATTGCTGCGCTGGTAGCCATTAACTCCTTTGGCAATAACCTGCAGGACGAAATAAATGGTGAAGCAAAAAAGTTGCTGGGGGCCGATCTGGAGGTGGAGAGCAACCAGCCTTTTTCACCGGAGCTGCGCCAGTTCTTCGATTCCCTGGGGGCAGAGGCATCAGAAGAGATCAGCTTTGCCTCTATGGTTTTGTTTCCAAAAAATGGTGGCTCACGCCTGGTGCAGGTACGTGCCCTGGGTGGAAATTATCCATATTATGGTGCAATTGAAACCAGCCCTGCAGAGGCTGCCGGAATGTACCAAAATAGTCAGCAGGCATTGGCCGACCGCACCCTGCTGCTGCAATATGATGCCGCACCCGGAGACACCATCAAGATAGGGAATCTCAACTTTGGCATCAGGGGCAGTGTGCTGAAGGTTCCCGGACAGTCGGGGGTAGCTACCTCGGTGGCGCCACCAGTTTTTATTCCACTGCAATACCTTGATTCTACAGGTTTGCTGCAAAAGGGAAGCCGGATTAACTATAAACTTTATTACAGGTTTGAGAGTGATGCCCGCTTTGCCAGCCTTTTTGAGAGCACCATAGAACCCCGGCTGGAAAAAGAAGAGCTACGCTACGATACTGCCGAAGAGCGACAGGAGGAAATTGGCAGTGCTTATAAAGATGTAACCGGCTTTCTGAACCTGGTGGCCTTTGTAGCACTGCTGCTGGGTTGTATTGGCGTAGCCAGCTCTGTGCATATCTACATCAAAGATAAGGTAATATCCGTAGCCATTTTGCGATGCCTCGGCGTTACGGGCAATGGAGCGCTGGGTATTTTCCTCATACAGATTACGGTGATGGGATTGACCGGGGCTATTCTTGGATCGCTCCTGGGTACTTTATTACAGTTTGGTCTGCCCCTGCTGTTTGCCGATTTCCTGGCGGTAGAGGTGAGTCCGAATATTTCCTGGCCAGCTATCCTTCAGGGAATCCTGCTGGGGGTAGTGGTTGCGCTGCTGTTTGGCCTGCTTCCGCTGCTCGCCATCCGGAAAATATCACCGCTTACAGCTTTGCGTGCCTCATACGAACATGTGGAAAAAGATAAGCTACGCTATGCTGTTTTCCTGCTGATCATCCTCTTTATTGCAGGCTTCTCCTATCTGCAGCTGGGTGAATTTGTAAAAGCCATGGTGTTTACGGGAGGCATCCTGCTGGCATTTCTGATCCTTGCTGCCATTGCCCGCCTTATGATCTGGCTGGTCCGCAGGTTTTTCCCTGTTGAATGGTCGTACAGCTGGCGGCAAAGCCTGGCTAACCTGTATCGCCCCAATAACCAGACGGGTGTATTGGTAACTACGATTGGGTTGGGCACCGCTTTAATCTGTACCCTGTTTTTTGTACAAAACATGCTGCTCGACAAGATTGAACTCACTGGCAGCGATAATCAGCCCAACATGGTACTTTTTGATATACAGGATGACCAGATAGAAGAAGTAGCCCTCCTCACAAAGCAATACGACCTGCCCCTCATGCAGCAGGTGCCGGTGGTTACCATGCGGCTGGAAGGAATTAAGGGACGGAGTGCGGCCGCCATCAAGGAAGACACAACATCAGGTGTGCGCAGCTGGGTGCTGAACAGGGAGTACAGGGTTACTTACCGGGATTCGCTGATTGATTCCGAGACTATCATAGAAGGCAGCTGGAGAGGCAAAGTTGCTTCTCCCAATGACAGTATTTTTATTTCCCTGTCGGAAAATATTGCCGAAGACATGAAAGTTGGTATTGGCGATAAAGTTACTTTCAATGTACAGGGCGCTGTTATGGATACCTGGGTAGGGAGCATTCGTGAGGTGGACTGGCAGCGGGTACAAACCAATTTCATCGTGCTGTTTCCGGAAGGTGTTCTGGAGCGGGCACCAAAATTTCATGTGATCATCACCCGCATAGATTCTGCCCAACAGGCCGCTGCTTTTCAGCGTGCAGTGGTACAGCGGTTTCCAAATGTTTCCCTGATCGACCTTAACCTTATTTTACAGACTGTCGATGAGGTGATTGGCAAGGTTTCTTTTGTAATTCGCTTTATGGCGTTTTTCAGCATTGTTACCGGACTGGTGGTGCTGATCGGGTCAGTGATCATCAGCAAATATCAGCGAATTCAGGAAAGTGTTTTACTGCGCACCCTGGGTGCCAGCCGCAGGCAAATCCTAAGCATCAATTTTAAGGAATATTTCTTCCTTGGCAGCCTGGCAGCATTAACCGGGGTATTCATTTCGCTGCTGGGCAGCTGGGCGCTTGCTTACTTTAGTTTCGAAACACCATTTTCACCACCCCTCTGGCCTATCCTGATCGCTTATATTGTGATCACTGTTCTTACCATTCTCATCGGTCTCTCCAACAGCCGTAGTGTTGTAAACAAACCACCACTGGAAATTTTAAGAACAGAAGTCTGA
- a CDS encoding ABC transporter related protein (COG4181 Predicted ABC-type transport system involved in lysophospholipase L1 biosynthesis, ATPase component) has protein sequence MNLILEVKDLSKTYRSGDRSLTVLDRVNFTIAAGDTCAIVGPSGSGKTTLLGLCAGLDRASSGSVILNGVPLDALNEDQRAEVRNQHVGFIFQSFNLMPTLTALENVMVPLELRRDKNAARRSLELLEKVGLAERRNHYPTQLSGGEQQRVSIARAFSNQPMILFADEPTGNLDEDTGAHIEHLIFELNREAGTTLVVVTHDLELAEKTGRIIQIRGGKIAYDSQESGSMQVRP, from the coding sequence ATGAATCTAATTCTTGAAGTTAAAGATTTAAGTAAAACTTACCGTAGTGGTGATCGCTCCCTTACCGTGCTGGACAGGGTAAATTTTACCATTGCCGCCGGTGATACCTGCGCGATTGTAGGTCCATCAGGCAGTGGTAAAACCACATTACTGGGCTTATGTGCGGGTTTGGACCGCGCCAGCTCTGGTTCTGTAATCCTGAATGGTGTACCCCTTGATGCGCTGAACGAAGACCAGCGGGCAGAGGTACGAAACCAGCATGTGGGATTTATCTTTCAAAGCTTTAACCTGATGCCAACCCTCACCGCCCTGGAAAATGTAATGGTGCCACTGGAGTTAAGAAGGGACAAAAATGCGGCCAGGCGTTCGCTGGAGTTGCTGGAGAAAGTTGGCCTGGCCGAACGCCGGAACCACTACCCCACCCAGCTATCTGGCGGAGAACAACAAAGGGTGTCCATTGCACGGGCTTTCTCTAATCAGCCAATGATTTTGTTTGCCGATGAACCCACCGGCAACCTCGACGAAGATACCGGCGCCCATATTGAACACCTGATCTTTGAGCTGAACCGAGAGGCAGGCACTACCCTGGTTGTAGTAACCCACGACCTGGAGCTTGCCGAAAAAACCGGCCGCATCATCCAGATCCGGGGCGGCAAAATTGCCTACGACAGCCAGGAAAGCGGCTCCATGCAGGTAAGGCCTTAA